A window of the Serratia sarumanii genome harbors these coding sequences:
- the manA gene encoding mannose-6-phosphate isomerase, which yields MQKMTNAVQNYAWGSHDALTRLYGIANPDNLPMAELWMGAHPKSPSRVPGADGELRSLRDLIDEDQPKQLGTNVASRFGELPFLFKVLCADQPLSIQVHPSKAAAEIGFAKENAAGIPLSAAERNYKDPNHKPELVFALTPFLAMNGFRELADIVSLLQPIAGAHHDIAAFLQQPDTAHLATLFASLLTMSGEQKSLALGVLKAALNNQQGEPWDTVRFIAGFYPDDSGLFSPLLLNVVQLAPGEAMFLYAETPHAYLKGVALEVMANSDNVLRAGLTPKFIDVPELLANLQFRPQPASGLLTQPEPRGNELFFPIPVEDFAFSLHDLTTAPQALAQQSAAIVFCVTGEATLEKSGQRLTLKPGESCFIGAFESPVNVSGSGRIARVYNQLA from the coding sequence ATGCAAAAAATGACCAACGCGGTACAGAATTACGCCTGGGGCAGCCACGATGCGCTGACCCGTCTTTACGGCATCGCCAACCCTGATAATCTGCCGATGGCCGAACTGTGGATGGGCGCCCATCCCAAGAGCCCTTCCCGCGTGCCGGGCGCCGACGGCGAGCTGCGTTCGCTGCGCGATCTGATCGATGAAGACCAGCCAAAACAGCTGGGCACCAACGTCGCCAGCCGCTTTGGCGAGTTGCCGTTCCTGTTTAAAGTACTCTGCGCCGATCAGCCACTGTCGATCCAGGTCCACCCGAGCAAAGCGGCGGCCGAAATCGGCTTCGCGAAAGAGAATGCCGCCGGCATCCCCCTGAGCGCCGCCGAACGCAACTATAAAGATCCCAACCACAAGCCCGAGCTGGTGTTCGCCCTCACGCCGTTCCTGGCGATGAACGGCTTTCGCGAACTGGCCGATATCGTTTCCCTGCTGCAACCGATCGCCGGCGCACACCACGACATCGCCGCCTTCCTGCAACAGCCGGACACCGCGCATCTCGCAACCCTGTTCGCCAGCCTGCTGACGATGAGCGGCGAGCAAAAGTCGCTGGCGCTCGGCGTATTGAAAGCCGCGCTCAACAACCAGCAGGGGGAACCCTGGGACACCGTACGCTTTATCGCCGGCTTCTATCCGGACGACAGCGGCCTGTTCTCACCGCTGCTGCTGAACGTGGTGCAGCTCGCGCCGGGCGAAGCAATGTTCCTGTATGCCGAAACGCCGCACGCCTACCTGAAAGGCGTGGCGCTGGAGGTGATGGCCAACTCGGACAACGTGTTGCGCGCGGGCCTGACGCCGAAATTCATCGACGTGCCCGAGCTGCTGGCCAATCTGCAGTTCCGCCCGCAGCCGGCTTCCGGCCTGCTGACCCAGCCGGAGCCGCGCGGCAACGAGCTGTTCTTCCCGATTCCGGTGGAGGATTTCGCCTTCTCGCTGCACGATTTGACCACCGCCCCGCAGGCGCTGGCGCAGCAAAGCGCCGCCATCGTGTTCTGCGTCACCGGCGAAGCGACGCTGGAAAAATCCGGGCAACGCCTGACGCTCAAACCGGGCGAATCCTGCTTTATCGGGGCTTTCGAATCCCCGGTCAACGTCAGCGGCAGCGGCCGCATCGCCAGGGTTTATAACCAGCTGGCCTAA
- the fumC gene encoding class II fumarate hydratase yields the protein MAGVRIEKDSMGPIEVPADKLWGAQTQRSLAHFRISSEKMPTALIHALALTKRAAAQVNVDLGLLPAERGAAIISAADEVLADSHADQFPLSIWQTGSGTQTNMNMNEVLANRASELLGGVRGEERKVHPNDDVNKSQSSNDVFPTAMHVAAVIALREHLIPELKVLHKTLSDKAEAYRDIVKIGRTHLQDATPLTLGQEISGWAAMLAHNLKHIEDSIPHIAELALGGTAVGTGLNTHPEYAVRVAKALAELTHQPFVTAPNKFEALATCDALVQGHGALKGLAASLMKIANDVRWLASGPRCGIGEISIPENEPGSSIMPGKVNPTQCEAMTMLCAQVLGNDVAVNIGGASGNFELNVFRPMVIHNYLQSIRLLADGMQGFNEHCAVGIEPNRDRITQLLNESLMLVTALNTHIGYDKAAEIAKKAHKEGLTLKAAALKLGYLSEAQFDEWVRPEAMVGSMQK from the coding sequence ATGGCAGGCGTTCGTATCGAAAAAGACTCTATGGGCCCCATCGAAGTACCGGCCGACAAGCTGTGGGGCGCGCAAACCCAGCGTTCGTTGGCGCATTTCCGCATTTCCTCCGAAAAGATGCCGACCGCGCTGATCCACGCGCTGGCGTTGACCAAGCGCGCCGCCGCGCAGGTGAACGTGGATCTGGGGCTGCTGCCGGCCGAACGGGGCGCCGCCATCATCAGCGCCGCCGACGAAGTGCTGGCGGACAGCCATGCCGACCAGTTCCCGCTGTCGATCTGGCAAACCGGCTCCGGCACCCAGACCAACATGAACATGAACGAAGTGTTGGCCAACCGCGCCAGCGAGCTGCTGGGCGGCGTGCGCGGTGAAGAGCGCAAGGTGCACCCGAACGACGATGTCAATAAAAGCCAGAGCTCCAACGACGTGTTTCCCACCGCGATGCACGTGGCGGCGGTGATTGCGCTGCGCGAACATCTGATCCCCGAGCTGAAAGTGCTGCACAAGACGCTGAGCGACAAGGCCGAAGCCTACCGCGACATCGTCAAAATCGGCCGCACCCATCTGCAGGACGCCACGCCGCTGACCCTGGGGCAGGAGATCTCCGGTTGGGCGGCGATGCTGGCGCACAATCTGAAACACATCGAGGACAGTATTCCGCACATCGCCGAGCTGGCGCTTGGCGGCACGGCGGTCGGCACCGGGCTGAACACCCATCCGGAGTACGCGGTGCGCGTCGCTAAAGCGCTGGCGGAATTGACCCATCAGCCGTTCGTCACCGCCCCGAACAAGTTCGAAGCGCTGGCGACCTGCGACGCGCTGGTGCAGGGGCATGGCGCGCTGAAAGGGCTGGCGGCCTCGCTGATGAAGATCGCCAACGACGTGCGCTGGCTGGCTTCCGGCCCGCGCTGCGGCATCGGCGAGATTTCGATCCCGGAGAACGAACCGGGCAGTTCCATCATGCCGGGCAAGGTCAACCCGACCCAGTGCGAGGCGATGACCATGCTGTGCGCCCAGGTGCTGGGCAACGACGTGGCGGTAAACATCGGCGGCGCTTCCGGCAACTTCGAGCTGAACGTGTTCCGCCCGATGGTGATCCACAACTACCTGCAGTCGATTCGCCTGCTGGCCGACGGCATGCAGGGTTTCAACGAGCACTGCGCGGTGGGCATCGAACCGAACCGCGATCGCATCACCCAGTTGCTGAACGAATCGCTGATGCTGGTGACGGCGCTCAACACCCACATCGGCTACGACAAGGCGGCGGAAATCGCCAAGAAAGCGCACAAGGAAGGGCTGACGCTGAAAGCCGCGGCGCTGAAGCTGGGCTACCTGTCCGAAGCGCAGTTCGACGAGTGGGTGCGGCCGGAAGCGATGGTCGGCAGCATGCAGAAATGA
- a CDS encoding helix-turn-helix transcriptional regulator: MSRAQRLLDLMQLLRSRRYPVAGHALAQTLGISMRTLYRDIATLQQQGAEIAGEAGVGYVLRPGFMLPPLMFSQAETEALVLGMRWVSRRGDSQLASAAGQALAKIAAVLPPALREELEANTLLIAPVQAPPVADELRVLIRDTIRRERKLHIGYLDLAGQRSERLLWPFALGFFDQLQVLVAWCELRQAFRHFRLDRIQAAMPLEQRYPRGRRRLLKEWRLSEGIAEQ, from the coding sequence ATGTCGCGCGCACAACGTTTACTCGATCTGATGCAGCTGCTGCGCAGCCGCCGTTATCCGGTGGCGGGCCATGCGCTGGCGCAGACGCTGGGCATCAGCATGCGCACGCTGTACCGCGATATCGCTACGCTGCAGCAGCAGGGGGCGGAGATCGCCGGCGAGGCGGGCGTCGGCTATGTGCTGCGCCCCGGCTTTATGCTGCCGCCGCTGATGTTCTCGCAGGCGGAGACAGAAGCGTTGGTGCTGGGCATGCGCTGGGTCAGCCGCCGCGGCGACAGCCAGCTGGCGAGCGCGGCGGGCCAGGCGCTGGCCAAGATCGCCGCCGTGCTGCCGCCGGCGCTGCGGGAGGAGCTGGAGGCTAACACGCTGTTGATCGCGCCGGTTCAGGCACCGCCGGTGGCGGATGAGCTGCGGGTGCTGATCCGTGACACCATCCGCCGCGAGCGCAAGCTGCATATCGGCTATCTCGATCTGGCGGGGCAGCGCAGCGAACGCCTGCTGTGGCCCTTTGCGCTGGGCTTTTTCGACCAGCTCCAGGTGCTGGTCGCCTGGTGCGAGCTGCGCCAGGCGTTTCGCCATTTTCGCCTCGATCGCATTCAGGCCGCCATGCCGTTGGAACAGCGCTATCCGCGCGGCCGGCGGCGGCTGCTGAAAGAGTGGCGCCTCAGCGAGGGCATTGCGGAGCAATAG
- a CDS encoding VOC family protein gives MTLPSMTLLYVDNPLNSAAFYQRLLGQAPVELSPGFALFVLNNGFKLGMWAKQGVKPAATLTGGGGELGFLCQDPQEVEARYNQWRELGLPIEQTPTEMAFGYTFVARDPDGHRLRVYALSE, from the coding sequence ATGACTCTTCCCAGCATGACCCTGCTTTACGTCGATAACCCGCTGAACAGCGCCGCCTTTTATCAACGCTTACTGGGACAGGCGCCGGTGGAACTTTCTCCCGGCTTCGCCCTGTTCGTGCTCAACAACGGCTTTAAGCTGGGGATGTGGGCCAAACAGGGGGTAAAACCTGCGGCGACCCTGACCGGCGGCGGCGGTGAACTGGGCTTTTTGTGCCAGGATCCGCAAGAGGTCGAGGCGCGCTATAACCAGTGGCGCGAACTCGGGCTGCCGATTGAACAAACGCCGACCGAGATGGCGTTCGGTTACACCTTCGTGGCGCGGGATCCGGACGGCCATCGCCTGCGGGTGTATGCCCTCAGCGAGTAG
- the tus gene encoding DNA replication terminus site-binding protein, with amino-acid sequence MSRYDVIGRMNACFTELEQALGALQQQIAPLRLLAARVFSLPEVEKGQEHQAISHIAVEQHVGQAARDLALEHYQRLFIHHNRENVSSKAAVRLPGVICLAVEQPEYQVLQTQLALINRLKGELEQIITVDSGLAPEQRFEFVHTHLHGLITLSAYRTLTALTNPDSVRFGWANKHIIKNVKRDDILAQLEKSLKAGRAVPPHSREQWAALVSREIDDVSRLPQHATLKIKRPVKVQPIARVWYQQQQKQVQHPCPLPLIALCQVENGAAVPKIGELLNYDVDAVKHRYKPDARPLRLLVPRLHLYTDDATR; translated from the coding sequence ATGAGCAGATACGATGTGATAGGCCGGATGAACGCTTGCTTTACCGAACTGGAGCAGGCGCTCGGCGCGCTGCAGCAGCAGATCGCCCCGCTGCGGTTGCTGGCGGCGCGGGTGTTCAGCCTGCCGGAGGTTGAAAAAGGCCAGGAACATCAGGCCATCTCACATATCGCGGTCGAACAGCATGTGGGGCAAGCGGCGCGCGATCTGGCGCTGGAGCACTATCAGCGGCTGTTTATCCACCATAACCGGGAGAATGTCAGCAGCAAGGCCGCCGTTCGCCTGCCCGGCGTCATCTGTCTGGCGGTGGAGCAGCCGGAGTATCAGGTGCTGCAAACGCAGCTGGCGCTGATCAATCGCCTGAAGGGCGAGCTGGAACAGATTATCACCGTCGATTCCGGCCTGGCGCCGGAGCAGCGTTTCGAGTTCGTGCACACCCATCTGCACGGGCTGATTACCCTCAGCGCCTATCGCACCCTCACCGCCCTGACCAATCCCGACTCCGTGCGCTTTGGCTGGGCCAACAAGCACATCATCAAAAACGTCAAGCGGGACGACATCCTGGCGCAGCTGGAGAAAAGCCTGAAAGCCGGCCGCGCGGTGCCGCCGCACAGCCGTGAACAGTGGGCTGCCCTGGTCAGCCGCGAGATAGACGACGTCAGCCGCCTGCCGCAGCACGCGACGCTGAAAATCAAGCGGCCGGTCAAAGTGCAGCCGATCGCCCGGGTGTGGTATCAGCAGCAGCAAAAACAGGTGCAACACCCCTGCCCGCTGCCGCTGATCGCCCTGTGTCAGGTTGAAAACGGCGCCGCGGTGCCGAAGATTGGCGAGCTGCTCAACTACGACGTCGACGCGGTGAAACACCGTTACAAACCCGACGCCCGGCCGCTGCGGCTGCTGGTGCCACGCCTGCACCTGTATACCGACGACGCTACTCGCTGA
- a CDS encoding glycoside hydrolase family 3 protein produces the protein MDIKQKVKNMTLEEKIGQKIMLDFRYWDRSGSSNQDMTVPDEAIGKLIADNHVGGVILFANNLKDKQQINTLTAWYAAMKTHAGIRLFIGTDNEGGNVFRLPRGDYASFPGNMALAAAIEGGADKHLAVEQGKLMAQDMRALHINTNFAPVVDVNTNPFNTVINVRAFSDDKNTVSRLAEKMVAGMKQQGLITAYKHFPGHGSTSTDSHTGLPRVDRTREEAFAIDIAPYKQAIDRCAAPDMVMTAHIQYPALDNRQIDTRSGEKITVPATMSHEIQTQILRNELGYAGVTISDALDMGAIAEHFSQQAAAENVFAAGVDIALMPVSIASPAQARLLPELIRYLADRVKTGHLSEADIDASVERILRLKLRHNLMGHSDRPCFNDASSSAHKLEKRIADRSITVVINRHSLLPLKGKTLRYFILTPWGEQANGIARVMAQEGYQNVVAAKATELSDAQVREHIAGCDVFLLGTLSTRFTPAEQDGVVTSATGAGNEGSPYPGWLKYAAEQGKKRVHLSLRAPYDIVNYAAEVEAAVATYAYYGYDSGVWRGPSMVSLAQVLTGKIKPQGKLPVNTWHDYDAETNTGKVAFPRGTGLSW, from the coding sequence GTGGATATTAAACAGAAAGTCAAAAACATGACGCTGGAAGAGAAAATCGGGCAAAAAATCATGCTGGATTTTCGCTACTGGGATCGGAGCGGTAGCAGCAATCAGGATATGACCGTTCCCGATGAAGCCATTGGCAAGCTGATCGCCGATAACCACGTGGGTGGGGTGATCCTGTTTGCCAATAATCTGAAAGACAAGCAGCAGATCAACACATTGACGGCCTGGTATGCCGCGATGAAAACCCACGCGGGCATTCGTTTGTTTATTGGCACCGATAACGAAGGCGGTAACGTTTTCCGGCTGCCGCGCGGCGACTATGCCTCATTTCCCGGCAATATGGCGCTCGCAGCGGCGATTGAGGGCGGTGCGGATAAACATCTCGCCGTTGAACAAGGCAAACTGATGGCCCAGGATATGCGCGCGTTGCATATCAATACCAACTTTGCCCCGGTCGTGGACGTCAACACCAACCCGTTCAATACGGTGATTAACGTTCGCGCCTTCAGCGATGATAAGAACACCGTTTCCCGTCTGGCAGAGAAAATGGTGGCGGGCATGAAACAGCAGGGGCTGATCACCGCTTACAAGCACTTCCCCGGCCATGGCAGCACCTCGACCGACTCGCATACCGGTTTGCCGCGCGTCGATCGCACGCGGGAAGAGGCTTTTGCCATCGATATCGCTCCTTACAAGCAGGCCATCGATCGCTGCGCGGCGCCGGACATGGTCATGACCGCCCATATTCAGTATCCGGCACTGGATAACCGCCAGATAGACACCCGCAGCGGTGAAAAAATCACGGTGCCGGCCACCATGTCGCATGAAATTCAGACCCAGATCCTGCGCAATGAATTGGGGTATGCCGGCGTAACGATTTCAGACGCGCTGGATATGGGCGCGATTGCCGAGCATTTCAGCCAGCAAGCGGCAGCTGAAAACGTCTTTGCCGCCGGGGTGGATATTGCCCTGATGCCTGTCAGCATCGCCTCGCCGGCCCAGGCGCGCTTGCTGCCGGAACTGATCCGTTACCTTGCGGACAGGGTGAAAACGGGGCATCTCAGCGAGGCTGATATCGATGCCTCGGTTGAGCGAATTTTGCGCCTGAAATTGCGCCATAACCTGATGGGCCATAGCGACAGGCCGTGTTTCAACGACGCTTCGTCCTCAGCGCACAAGCTGGAAAAACGCATCGCCGATCGCTCCATTACCGTGGTGATCAATCGCCACAGCCTGTTGCCGTTGAAGGGCAAAACGCTGCGCTACTTTATTTTGACCCCGTGGGGCGAGCAGGCCAACGGCATTGCGCGCGTGATGGCGCAGGAGGGGTATCAGAACGTCGTTGCCGCGAAGGCAACGGAGCTGAGCGACGCCCAGGTCAGAGAGCATATTGCCGGCTGCGACGTGTTCCTGCTCGGAACGCTGTCAACCCGCTTTACGCCTGCCGAGCAGGATGGGGTGGTGACTTCCGCAACCGGAGCGGGCAATGAAGGCAGTCCTTATCCGGGCTGGTTGAAATACGCTGCCGAGCAAGGGAAAAAACGCGTTCACCTCTCACTGCGCGCCCCTTACGATATCGTGAACTATGCCGCAGAGGTGGAGGCGGCCGTCGCCACCTACGCCTACTACGGTTATGACAGCGGCGTGTGGCGCGGCCCTTCGATGGTCTCTTTGGCGCAGGTGCTGACGGGTAAAATCAAACCGCAGGGCAAATTGCCGGTCAACACCTGGCATGACTACGATGCGGAAACCAATACGGGCAAGGTGGCGTTCCCTCGCGGGACTGGGCTGAGCTGGTGA
- a CDS encoding glycoside hydrolase family 10 protein, which translates to MPTGATKLGGWLLMAAMLGVSGCAKPPEPEKPPRPTPPITPMRGIWLATVIGLDWPPAASLKAETAQERVCQQKQGLTDALDEMVKTGINTVYFQVKPDGTALWRSNILPWSEVLTGTVGQDPGYDPLAFMLQEAHRRGIKAHAWLNPYRVSMNTRPQTIEALNHTLQSPPASVYALHPDWIRTANERFVLDPGLPDVRNWITGVVAEIVKNYDVDGIQFDDYFYYETPQSPLDDERTYRAYGKGFADKAAWRRDNTLQLIKQVSAAVKALKPEVAFGVSPAGVWRNKADDPDGSATRAGAPSYDTAYADTRQWVKLGLLDYIAPQLYWPFDREIVRYDVLANWWAEVVKGTSVRLYAGVALYKVGTPAASEPAWAVEGGVPELKRQLDLNESLPGMGGTILFRQRYLTEPQTDKAVAYLRTRWKTGQ; encoded by the coding sequence ATGCCGACAGGCGCAACAAAATTAGGCGGATGGCTGTTGATGGCCGCCATGCTGGGCGTGAGCGGATGCGCCAAGCCACCCGAACCGGAGAAGCCCCCGCGGCCGACACCGCCGATAACACCGATGCGGGGCATCTGGCTGGCCACGGTCATTGGCCTGGACTGGCCGCCGGCGGCCTCCCTGAAGGCGGAAACCGCGCAAGAGCGGGTTTGCCAGCAGAAACAGGGGCTGACGGACGCGCTGGACGAGATGGTGAAAACCGGGATTAACACGGTTTATTTTCAGGTTAAACCGGACGGCACGGCCCTGTGGCGCTCAAACATCTTGCCCTGGTCTGAGGTGTTGACCGGCACCGTTGGCCAGGATCCCGGCTATGATCCGCTGGCCTTTATGCTGCAAGAAGCGCACCGGCGCGGCATTAAGGCGCATGCCTGGCTGAACCCTTATCGGGTTTCCATGAATACCCGCCCACAGACGATTGAGGCACTCAATCATACGCTGCAGTCGCCGCCGGCCAGCGTCTATGCGCTGCATCCCGACTGGATACGCACCGCCAACGAGCGCTTCGTGCTCGACCCCGGTCTGCCCGACGTGCGCAACTGGATCACCGGCGTGGTGGCTGAAATCGTCAAAAACTACGATGTCGACGGCATTCAGTTTGACGATTATTTCTATTACGAAACGCCGCAATCGCCGCTGGATGATGAACGAACATATCGCGCATACGGCAAAGGATTTGCAGACAAAGCCGCCTGGCGCAGAGACAACACGCTGCAATTGATAAAACAGGTGTCAGCCGCCGTCAAAGCATTGAAGCCCGAGGTTGCGTTTGGCGTCAGCCCGGCGGGCGTATGGCGAAACAAAGCGGACGATCCTGACGGTTCGGCGACGCGGGCAGGCGCGCCATCGTATGATACGGCCTATGCCGATACGCGCCAGTGGGTAAAACTGGGGCTGCTCGATTATATCGCACCGCAGCTGTATTGGCCTTTTGATCGTGAAATTGTCCGCTACGACGTGCTGGCCAACTGGTGGGCCGAGGTGGTGAAAGGCACGTCGGTTCGGCTCTATGCCGGGGTGGCGCTGTATAAAGTGGGTACGCCTGCGGCTAGCGAGCCGGCCTGGGCCGTCGAGGGCGGCGTTCCCGAACTGAAAAGGCAGCTCGATCTCAACGAAAGCCTGCCGGGAATGGGGGGAACCATCCTGTTCCGGCAACGCTATCTGACTGAGCCGCAAACGGATAAGGCGGTGGCGTACCTGCGCACCCGCTGGAAAACCGGTCAATAA
- a CDS encoding MFS transporter, whose translation MPSTLAANDDAAAAPKIKRSTLNNKLPYIERGTPQFMRVTLALFSAGLATFALLYCVQPILPVLSQDFGVSPAESSLSLSVSTGLLAIGLMFTGPLSDAIGRKSVMVVALLLAAVCTLICAFMTSWHGILLMRALIGLSLSGVAAVGMTYLSEEIHPSFVAFSMGLYISGNSIGGMSGRLVTGVLTDFFSWRVSLGVIGLFALAAACMFWRILPASRHFRASSLRPRTLLINFKLHWHDKGLPLLFAEGFLLMGSFVTLFNYIGYRLLADPYHLSQAIVGLLSVVYLTGSYSSPKAGALTSRFGRGPVLLASIVIMLIGILITALPQVPAIFIGMMLFTAGFFAAHSVASSWIGRRARRAKGQASSLYLFCYYVGSSVAGTLGGVFWHSFGWNGVAAFISLMLLLALLVVHYLKRLPEAARL comes from the coding sequence ATGCCGTCGACGCTGGCCGCCAACGATGACGCGGCCGCTGCGCCAAAAATAAAACGCTCCACCCTCAACAACAAACTCCCCTACATCGAACGCGGCACGCCGCAGTTTATGCGCGTAACGCTGGCGCTGTTTTCCGCCGGGCTGGCGACCTTCGCGCTGCTCTACTGCGTGCAGCCGATCCTGCCGGTGCTGTCGCAAGATTTCGGCGTCTCGCCGGCGGAAAGCAGCCTGTCGCTCTCGGTCTCCACCGGCCTGCTGGCGATCGGCCTGATGTTCACCGGGCCGCTGTCCGACGCCATCGGCCGCAAATCGGTGATGGTGGTGGCGTTGCTGCTGGCGGCGGTCTGCACGCTGATCTGCGCCTTTATGACCAGCTGGCATGGCATTTTGCTGATGCGCGCGCTGATCGGCCTGTCGCTGAGCGGCGTGGCGGCGGTCGGCATGACCTATCTCAGCGAAGAGATCCATCCCAGCTTCGTCGCCTTCTCGATGGGGCTGTATATCAGCGGCAACTCGATCGGCGGCATGAGCGGCCGCCTGGTGACCGGGGTGTTGACCGACTTCTTCTCCTGGCGCGTGTCGCTCGGAGTTATCGGCCTGTTCGCCCTCGCCGCCGCCTGCATGTTCTGGCGCATCCTGCCCGCCTCGCGGCATTTTCGCGCCAGCTCGCTGCGCCCGCGCACCCTGCTGATCAATTTCAAACTGCATTGGCACGATAAGGGCCTGCCGCTGCTGTTCGCGGAAGGTTTCCTGCTGATGGGCAGCTTCGTCACCCTGTTCAACTACATCGGCTATCGCCTGCTGGCGGATCCTTACCACCTGAGCCAGGCGATCGTCGGCCTGCTGTCGGTGGTGTACCTCACCGGCTCCTACAGCTCGCCCAAGGCCGGCGCGCTCACCTCGCGCTTCGGGCGCGGCCCGGTGCTGCTGGCCTCGATCGTAATTATGCTGATCGGGATTCTGATTACCGCGCTGCCACAGGTGCCGGCGATCTTTATCGGCATGATGCTGTTCACCGCCGGCTTTTTCGCCGCCCACTCGGTGGCCAGCAGCTGGATCGGCCGCCGCGCGCGCCGCGCCAAAGGCCAGGCGTCGTCGCTGTATCTGTTCTGCTATTACGTCGGCTCGAGCGTGGCCGGCACCCTCGGCGGCGTGTTCTGGCACAGTTTCGGCTGGAATGGCGTGGCGGCGTTCATCAGCCTGATGCTGCTGCTGGCGCTGCTGGTAGTGCATTACCTGAAACGCCTGCCGGAAGCGGCGCGCCTTTGA
- a CDS encoding LysR substrate-binding domain-containing protein: MNIELRHLRYFIAVAEELHFGRAAERLRISQPPLSQQIQALEEMVGARLLARNNRNVSLTQAGEMFLKEAYQVLDQVGRAAEKAARLDRGELGEMTIGFTSSAPFIGVVSRSLRAFRQHSPQVHIKMREINTKQQIEPLLNGELDLGVMRNTRLPEALHYQLLLREPLVAVVPQGHPLAETPGGALRFQHLAQEPFVFFSREVGTALYDEILLLLGKAGITPYITQEVGEAMTIIGLVSAGLGVSILPASFARVRVDGVRYLPLAEPDATTEVWLVHHRRRPLTAAAQALMALMLK, translated from the coding sequence ATGAATATCGAATTGAGGCACCTGCGTTACTTTATCGCCGTGGCGGAAGAGCTGCATTTTGGCCGCGCCGCCGAACGGCTGCGCATCTCCCAGCCGCCGCTCAGCCAGCAAATCCAGGCGCTGGAGGAGATGGTCGGCGCGCGGCTGCTGGCGCGCAACAACCGCAACGTCAGTTTGACCCAGGCCGGGGAGATGTTCCTCAAAGAAGCCTATCAGGTGCTCGATCAGGTCGGGCGCGCGGCGGAAAAGGCGGCGCGTCTGGATCGCGGCGAACTGGGGGAAATGACCATCGGCTTTACCTCTTCCGCGCCCTTTATCGGCGTGGTGTCGCGCAGCCTGCGCGCCTTTCGTCAGCACTCGCCGCAGGTGCATATCAAAATGCGCGAAATCAACACCAAACAGCAGATCGAACCGCTGCTGAACGGTGAGCTGGATCTGGGGGTGATGCGCAACACGCGGCTGCCGGAAGCGCTTCACTATCAGCTGCTGCTGCGCGAACCGCTGGTGGCGGTGGTGCCGCAAGGGCATCCGCTGGCGGAAACGCCCGGCGGCGCGCTGCGGTTTCAACATCTGGCGCAGGAGCCGTTCGTGTTCTTCTCGCGTGAAGTCGGCACCGCGCTGTACGACGAAATTCTGCTGCTGCTCGGCAAGGCCGGCATAACTCCGTACATCACCCAGGAAGTAGGCGAAGCGATGACCATCATCGGGCTGGTCTCCGCCGGGTTGGGGGTGTCGATTCTGCCGGCCTCTTTCGCCCGGGTGCGGGTGGACGGCGTGCGCTATCTGCCGCTGGCGGAACCCGACGCCACCACCGAAGTGTGGCTGGTGCATCACCGCCGGCGGCCGCTGACCGCTGCGGCGCAGGCGCTGATGGCGTTGATGCTCAAATGA